Proteins encoded by one window of Rhodamnia argentea isolate NSW1041297 chromosome 6, ASM2092103v1, whole genome shotgun sequence:
- the LOC115727145 gene encoding cysteine-rich receptor-like protein kinase 3: protein MLSLPSPASLLFVISSAFFFATLSLSDPRANLAALICTNSTTPLPDRRAFVANFVAAMDAVTPQINAQRFASAVGGGTSGNNTVYAFAECMKDLDQMDCNLCVARAKTQILRCFPFQMGIRGGRLFYDGCYLRYDDYNFFNESLSPQDSTVCDNEDFGGNETMFRNDVVELGRNLSLQAPSNGGFSVGSVIRGNASVYGLAQCWEFVNGSECQSCLNDTAARIGSCPPKEEGRGLNAGCYFMYSTKKFFYNNTEPFGRNEGQQRLIILAAVSSTLALLLIVALAAFLVRMKLVRKTREKRQLGLLVDVVNKSKLNFSYELLEKATGYFHQSSKLGQGGSGSVYKGILPDGKPVAIKRLVFNTRQWVEHFFNEVNLISDIDHKNLVKLFGCSITGPESLLVYEYIPNLSLHDHLFVKKNVPPLNWETRCKIILGTAEGLAYLHEESTLRIIHRDIKLTNVLLDEDFTAKIADFGLARLFPEDATHISTAVAGTLGYMAPEYVVRGKLTEKADVYSYGVLMMEVLSGKKNFTFSRSSFSMLQMVWNLYESGRLCEAIDPILEGQFQEEEASRLLQIGLLCVQASAELRPSMSVVVKMLNKSFEIPTPTQPPFLISSRSTECSRHVFSGPYSSPQKSDTQSTGNATMTESWFEPR, encoded by the exons ATGCTCTCCCTTCCCTCTCCCGCTTCCcttctttttgttatttcctCGGCCTTCTTCTtcgcgaccctctctctctctgatccgAGAGCCAACCTAGCGGCCCTCATATGCACCAATAGTACCACCCCCCTGCCCGACCGCCGGGCCTTCGTCGCCAACTTCGTGGCGGCTATGGACGCCGTGACCCCTCAAATCAACGCCCAGCGATTCGCGTCAGCCGTGGGCGGCGGGACGAGCGGCAACAACACCGTGTACGCGTTCGCGGAGTGCATGAAGGACCTCGACCAGATGGACTGCAACCTCTGCGTCGCTCGGGCGAAGACCCAGATCCTCCGTTGCTTCCCCTTCCAAATGGGCATTCGCGGCGGTCGTCTCTTCTACGACGGCTGTTACCTCAG GTACGATGATTACAATTTCTTCAACGAGAGTTTGAGTCCCCAAGATTCGACAGTGTGTGATAATGAAGATTTTGGAGGGAACGAGACCATGTTCAGGAACGATGTTGTGGAGTTGGGGAGGAACTTGAGTTTGCAAGCGCCCAGCAATGGCGGGTTCTCTGTGGGGTCTGTGATTCGCGGGAATGCGTCGGTTTACGGGTTGGCTCAGTGCTGGGAGTTTGTGAACGGGAGCGAATGCCAGAGCTGTCTTAACGATACGGCTGCGAGGATCGGCTCGTGTCCCCCCAAAGAGGAAGGGAGGGGCTTGAATGCCGGATGTTATTTCATGTATTCGACCAAGAAGTTTTTCTACAACAACACCGAACCATTTGGAAGAAATGAAG GACAGCAACGCTTGATTATTCTGGCTGCGGTATCTTCTACGTTGGCTCTGCTACTAATTGTTGCACTAGCTGCTTTCCTAGTAAGGATGAAACTTGTCAGGAAGACCAGAG AAAAGAGGCAATTGGGACTTCTGGTGGATGTAGTGAACAAATCCAAGTTGAACTTTTCCTATGAATTGCTCGAGAAGGCCACTGGTTATTTTCACCAATCCAGTAAGCTTGGACAAGGAGGGTCCGGCTCTGTTTATAAG GGAATTTTGCCTGATGGGAAGCCTGTTGCAATCAAAAGGCTGGTATTTAACACGAGACAGTGGGTCGAGCATTTCTTCAATGAAGTAAACTTGATCAGCGACATCGATCATAAAAATCTGGTCAAATTGTTTGGGTGCAGCATCACCGGCCCTGAGAGCCTTCTCGTTTATGAATACATCCCCAACCTAAGTCTTCACGATCACCTTTTTG TGAAAAAGAACGTTCCACCCCTAAATTGGGAGACGAGGTGTAAGATCATCTTGGGTACGGCGGAGGGCCTGGCCTATCTTCATGAGGAGTCGACCTTAAGGATCATACACAGAGACATTAAATTAACCAATGTTCTGCTAGACGAAGACTTCACTGCCAAGATTGCTGATTTTGGACTAGCTAGGTTATTTCCAGAAGATGCGACTCATATCAGCACCGCTGTCGCCGGTACATT GGGCTACATGGCTCCAGAGTATGTTGTTCGCGGCAAATTGACCGAAAAGGCTGATGTCTACAGCTATGGCGTTCTCATGATGGAAGTACTCAGTGGAAAGAAGAATTTTACCTTCTCCCGGAGTTCCTTTTCCATGTTACAAATG GTGTGGAATCTGTATGAATCGGGTAGGCTGTGCGAGGCCATAGATCCAATTCTGGAGGGGCAATTTCAAGAGGAGGAGGCATCTAGGTTACTTCAAATTGGTCTATTGTGCGTGCAAGCCTCTGCAGAATTGCGGCCATCAATGTCGGTGGTCGTGAAGATGCTGAACAAAAGCTTCGAAATACCTACGCCAACGCAACCGCCGTTCCTCATTTCCAGTCGAAGCACAGAATGCAGTCGGCACGTGTTTAGCGGACCTTATAGTTCTCCCCAGAAGTCAGACACGCAGTCTACTGGCAATGCGACGATGACTGAGAGCTGG
- the LOC115727186 gene encoding high affinity nitrate transporter 2.5-like — protein sequence MDSPPPQKFPLPVDSEHKATEFRLFSAAKPHMRAFHLSWVSFFACFVSTFAAPPLIPIIRDDLNLTATDIGNAGIASVSGAVFARVAMGSACDLFGPRLASASLILLTAPAVFCMSLASSPASFLVLRFLIGFSLATFVSTQFWMSSMFSPNVVGTANGMAGGWGNLGGGATQLIMPFVFAIIRDLGAIKFTAWRIAFFIPALFQTLSAFAVILFGQDMPDGNFKELEKEGDKPEDEFSKVLYHGVTNYRGWILALTYGYCFGVELTTDNIIAEYFYDRFDLNLHTAGMVAASFGLANLFSRPMGGVISDVVGKRFGMRGRLWTLWAVQTIGGVLCVILGRVGSLGASIAVMIGFSIFCQAACGLTFGVVPFVSRRSLGLISGMTGGGGNVGAVLTQLIFFKGSRYSKETGITLMGVMIICCSLPIALIYFPQWGGMFCSPSAGNGRTEEDYYLSEWSVKEQESGFHQASAKFADNSRRERGRRLVASADTSPDAESHPPVRV from the exons ATGGATTCTCCCCCGCCCCAGAAGTTCCCACTCCCGGTGGACTCGGAGCACAAGGCCACCGAGTTCCGCCTCTTCTCCGCCGCCAAGCCCCACATGCGGGCCTTCCACCTCTCCTGGGTCTCCTTCTTCGCCTGCTTCGTCTCCACCTTCGCCGCCCCTCCCCTCATTCCCATCATCCGCGACGACCTCAACCTCACCGCCACAGATATTGGCAACGCCGGCATCGCCTCTGTCTCCGGCGCCGTCTTCGCCCGCGTCGCCATGGGCTCCGCCTGCGACCTCTTCGGCCCCCGCCTCGCCTCCGCTTCCCTCATTCTCCTCACCGCCCCCGCCGTCTTCTGCATGTCCCTCGCCTCCTCTCCCGCCTCCTTCCTCGTCCTCCGTTTCCTCATCGGCTTCTCCCTCGCCACCTTCGTCTCCACCCAGTTCTGGATGAGCTCCATGTTCTCCCCCAACGTCGTTGGCACCGCCAACGGCATGGCCGGGGGATGGGGCAACCTCGGCGGCGGCGCCACGCAGCTCATCATGCCCTTCGTGTTCGCCATCATCCGCGACCTCGGCGCCATCAAGTTCACCGCGTGGAGGATCGCCTTCTTCATCCCCGCCCTGTTCCAGACCCTGTCAGCCTTCGCCGTCATCCTCTTCGGCCAGGACATGCCGGACGGCAACTTCAAGGAGCTCGAGAAGGAAGGGGACAAACCCGAGGACGAGTTCTCGAAGGTGCTCTACCACGGCGTCACCAACTACAGAGGGTGGATACTGGCGTTGACCTACGGGTACTGCTTCGGGGTGGAGTTGACCACCGACAACATCATCGCCGAGTACTTCTACGACAGGTTCGACCTGAACCTGCACACGGCGGGGATGGTTGCGGCGAGCTTCGGGCTGGCGAACCTGTTCTCGAGGCCGATGGGCGGCGTGATCTCGGACGTGGTGGGGAAGAGGTTCGGGATGAGGGGGCGGCTGTGGACGCTGTGGGCGGTGCAGACAATAGGAGGCGTACTGTGCGTGATcctgggccgggtcgggtcgttGGGCGCCTCCATTGCGGTCATGATCGGCTTCTCTATCTTCTGCCAGGCGGCTTGCGGGCTCACTTTTGGTGTGGTTCCCTTCGTCTCCCGGAG GTCGCTGGGGTTGATCTCGGGAATGACCGGAGGAGGGGGCAACGTCGGAGCCGTCCTGACCCAACTCATATTCTTCAAGGGGTCGAGGTACTCGAAGGAGACGGGAATAACTCTGATGGGCGTCATGATCATATGCTGCTCCCTGCCGATCGCCTTGATATACTTCCCACAGTGGGGTGGCATGTTCTGCAGCCCGTCCGCGGGGAATGGCCGGACCGAGGAGGACTACTACTTGTCGGAGTGGAGCGTCAAGGAGCAGGAGAGCGGCTTCCATCAGGCGAGCGCAAAGTTCGCGGACAATAGCCGGAGGGAGAGGGGCCGGAGATTGGTGGCCTCCGCTGATACAAGTCCAGATGCCGAGAGCCATCCTCCGGTGCGGGTCTAG